In one window of Methanolobus mangrovi DNA:
- a CDS encoding heparan-alpha-glucosaminide N-acetyltransferase, giving the protein MDKGHNKRFFEVDAFRGIAIFLMVIYHFFFDLDFFGIHEFNTHSGILLIIGRTAAILFIVLVGVSLTLSHSRALSLHGTQNQFSHFLKRGAGIFAWGLVITVVTAIALERGTIYFGILHLIGVSIVLAYPFLKYRNFSLIAGILSLFAGVIMDGAYADFPWLLWLGIKPYGFYTLDYFPLIPWFGVVLMGVFTGSRLYPEYQRGFRMCDCENNAVVGLLGYLGKKSLLIYLVHQPVIVGILFLFASI; this is encoded by the coding sequence ATGGATAAGGGCCACAACAAACGATTCTTTGAAGTTGACGCCTTTCGCGGTATAGCCATCTTTCTGATGGTAATCTACCATTTCTTTTTTGATCTTGATTTTTTCGGCATCCATGAATTCAACACACATTCCGGTATTCTCCTGATAATCGGAAGGACTGCCGCAATTCTGTTCATTGTCCTTGTCGGCGTTTCCCTTACGTTAAGCCATTCACGTGCATTATCCTTACATGGCACACAGAATCAGTTCTCTCATTTTCTGAAAAGAGGTGCAGGTATCTTTGCGTGGGGTCTTGTAATTACAGTTGTCACAGCAATAGCCCTTGAACGAGGAACTATTTATTTTGGAATACTGCACCTCATCGGTGTTTCCATTGTCCTTGCTTATCCATTTCTGAAATACCGGAATTTCAGCCTGATCGCTGGTATTCTGTCCCTGTTTGCAGGCGTGATCATGGATGGTGCCTATGCAGATTTCCCCTGGTTGCTCTGGCTTGGCATCAAACCCTACGGTTTCTATACTCTGGATTATTTCCCGCTGATCCCATGGTTTGGCGTTGTACTGATGGGTGTTTTCACAGGGAGCCGCCTTTATCCTGAGTATCAGAGGGGCTTCAGGATGTGTGATTGCGAGAATAATGCTGTTGTGGGATTGCTGGGTTATCTGGGAAAAAAGTCGTTGTTGATTTATCTGGTGCATCAGCCGGTGATTGTGGGGATTTTATTTCTGTTTGCTTCGATTTGA
- a CDS encoding Zn-ribbon domain-containing protein — MPHKCTRCESIFIDGASVILSGCPNCGWNKFLYVSEEEAAGPVAEGAEGTESEEKHAIIDETSHEGDSKGSSEKIIREIDDILGVEKKPPRVIEEEGERVESVRILGPGSYELNLDSLLDRKEIVMAIKEDGTYALHLGSVFKDNKDKKKKKK; from the coding sequence ATGCCTCATAAGTGCACAAGATGCGAATCTATCTTTATCGACGGTGCTTCAGTAATATTGAGCGGATGCCCCAACTGTGGCTGGAACAAGTTCCTTTACGTGAGTGAGGAAGAGGCTGCCGGCCCTGTTGCGGAGGGCGCCGAAGGAACTGAAAGTGAGGAAAAGCACGCTATTATTGATGAAACCTCTCATGAAGGTGATTCTAAAGGATCTTCTGAAAAGATCATCCGGGAAATAGATGATATCCTCGGGGTTGAAAAGAAACCTCCTCGTGTTATTGAAGAGGAAGGTGAGCGTGTTGAATCCGTACGTATTCTTGGCCCCGGTTCATATGAACTGAACCTCGATTCCCTGCTTGACCGCAAGGAAATAGTCATGGCCATAAAAGAGGATGGTACTTACGCATTACACCTTGGTTCTGTTTTCAAGGATAATAAAGATAAGAAAAAGAAGAAAAAGTGA